One region of Thunnus albacares chromosome 8, fThuAlb1.1, whole genome shotgun sequence genomic DNA includes:
- the LOC122987879 gene encoding butyrophilin-like protein 8, with protein sequence MFTTKTDSSSTVLIINCELLTDVKPLVLYHLYEGVEDSEFQDGQFAGRVQCDKDALREGRIRLHVSRIRTDDSGLYMCEVRTDYGWNRGKGRLNVTAARDWPEPETPNTASRERIGLYCVLGLTAAAISVLAV encoded by the exons atgtttacaaccaaaACTGACAGTTCCTCCACCGTACTTATAATTAATTGTGAACTTTTAACTGATGTTAAACCCTTGGTCCTGTATCATCTATATGAGGGTGTTGAGGACTCAGAGTTTCAGGATGGACAGTTTGCAGGAcgagttcagtgtgacaaagacgccctcagagaaggacgaatcagacttcatgtgtccagAATCAGGACTGATGACTCGGGTCTGTACATGTGTGAAGTGAGAACAGATTATGgttggaacagaggaaaaggccGGCTCAAtgtcactg CAGCGAGGGATTGGCCTGAACCTGAGACACCAAACACAGCGAGTCGGGAAAGGATCGGCCTCTACTGTGTACtgggactgacagcagcagctatatCTGTACTGGCTGTTTAG
- the LOC122988116 gene encoding butyrophilin-like protein 8: MFTTKTDSSSTVSIIICELLTDVKPLVLYHLYEGVEDSEFQDGQFAGRVQCDKDALREGRIRLHVFRIRTDDSGLYQCEVRTNYGWNRGKGRLNVTAARDWPEPETPNTASRERIGLYCVLGLTAAAISVLAVYSFTLCLTPR, encoded by the exons atgtttacaaccaaaACTGACAGTTCCTCCACCGTATCTATAATTATTTGTGAACTGTTAACTGATGTTAAACCCTTGGTCCTGTATCATCTATATGAGGGTGTTGAGGACTCAGAGTTTCAGGATGGACAGTTTGCAGGAcgagttcagtgtgacaaagacgCCCTCAGAGAAGGACGAATCAGACTTCACGTGTTCAGAATCAGGACTGATGACTCAGGTCTGTACCAGTGTGAAGTGAGAACAAATTATGgttggaacagaggaaaaggccGGCTCAAtgtcactg CAGCGAGGGATTGGCCTGAACCTGAGACACCAAACACAGCGAGTCGGGAAAGGATCGGCCTCTACTGTGTACTGGGACTGACGGCAGCAGCTATATCTGTACTGgctgtttattcattcactctctgcct GACTCCTCGTTAA